From Acidobacteriota bacterium, the proteins below share one genomic window:
- a CDS encoding DUF4159 domain-containing protein gives MARSRPQPRRIRSRVRFGAMLALALMVAAAAAVAQRGGFGRRGGWTISTPWVYDGAFVFCRLSFSQSWDGDGGGWSVDYPKSDLNFPFRLGELTETPISHDSRGEPNHVIVAPTDPNLFKCPFVMMTEPGGAFFSDEDAAALREYLQKGGFLWADDFWGEYAWAVFEREIRKVLPASEYPLRDLPPAHPLFSISYGIRKAPQIPSINFWFGSGFETSERGFDSRDVHVRGIENSHGDVIVLITHNTDFGDAFEREGEDRRYFDAFAASGYAFGVNAFLYAMTH, from the coding sequence ATGGCCCGGTCTCGTCCGCAGCCACGCCGGATTCGCTCGCGCGTGCGGTTCGGGGCGATGCTCGCGCTGGCGCTGATGGTGGCGGCCGCGGCAGCCGTTGCACAGCGTGGCGGGTTCGGACGGCGAGGCGGATGGACGATCAGCACGCCCTGGGTGTACGACGGCGCGTTCGTGTTCTGCCGTCTCTCGTTCAGCCAGTCATGGGACGGCGACGGCGGCGGCTGGTCGGTGGACTATCCCAAGTCGGATCTCAACTTCCCGTTCAGGCTCGGCGAGCTGACCGAGACGCCGATCAGCCACGACAGCCGCGGCGAGCCCAACCACGTCATCGTGGCGCCGACCGATCCCAACCTCTTCAAGTGTCCGTTCGTGATGATGACGGAGCCGGGCGGCGCGTTCTTCAGCGACGAGGATGCCGCCGCGCTGCGCGAGTACCTCCAGAAGGGCGGCTTCCTCTGGGCAGACGATTTCTGGGGCGAGTACGCGTGGGCCGTGTTCGAACGGGAGATCCGCAAGGTGCTGCCCGCTTCGGAGTATCCGCTGCGCGATCTGCCGCCGGCGCATCCGCTGTTCAGCATCTCGTACGGCATCCGGAAGGCGCCGCAGATTCCTTCGATCAACTTCTGGTTCGGCAGCGGGTTCGAGACGTCGGAGCGCGGGTTCGACAGCCGGGACGTTCACGTGCGCGGGATCGAGAACTCACACGGTGACGTGATCGTGTTGATCACCCACAACACCGACTTCGGAGACGCGTTCGAACGGGAAGGCGAAGACCGCCGCTACTTCGACGCCTTCGCCGCCAGCGGCTATGCGTTCGGCGTCAACGCCTTCCTCTACGCGATGACGCACTAG
- a CDS encoding 6-phosphogluconolactonase, with the protein MDVRIYPTRDAMSRAAAEHAAAALQRIVAARGHATVVAATAASQLEFQRALAALPDVPWRHVEIFQLDEYIGLPHDHPAAFRQLLVGNVVRPTGVATVHLIDGMDAEHSRAELNALLSAADVDLAWLGIGENAHLAFNDPPADFSTPDPYIVVSLDEACRRQQVSEGWFAAIDDVPATAVSMSIRQMLRAHEILVVVPDARKAAAVKATLEGEISPDVPASILRTHPNVTLYLDDAAARALEPATRARRVSS; encoded by the coding sequence ATGGACGTTCGCATCTACCCAACTCGCGACGCGATGAGCCGCGCGGCCGCCGAGCACGCGGCGGCCGCGCTGCAGCGGATCGTGGCCGCGCGCGGGCATGCCACCGTGGTGGCGGCGACCGCCGCGTCCCAGCTCGAGTTCCAGCGTGCGCTGGCGGCCCTCCCCGACGTTCCGTGGCGGCACGTGGAGATCTTCCAGCTCGACGAGTACATCGGTCTGCCGCACGATCATCCCGCCGCGTTCCGGCAACTGCTCGTCGGGAACGTGGTGCGGCCCACCGGCGTCGCCACCGTTCACCTGATCGATGGCATGGACGCCGAGCACTCGCGCGCGGAGCTCAATGCGCTGCTGTCGGCGGCCGACGTGGACCTCGCGTGGCTCGGCATCGGCGAGAACGCTCATCTCGCGTTCAACGACCCGCCCGCCGACTTCTCCACCCCCGATCCCTACATCGTCGTGTCGCTCGACGAGGCGTGCCGCCGGCAGCAGGTGAGCGAAGGCTGGTTTGCGGCGATCGACGACGTGCCGGCGACGGCGGTGTCGATGTCGATCCGGCAGATGCTGCGAGCCCACGAGATCCTCGTGGTCGTGCCGGACGCGCGAAAGGCGGCCGCGGTGAAGGCGACGCTCGAAGGCGAGATCTCGCCCGATGTGCCGGCGTCGATCCTGCGCACGCACCCGAACGTGACGCTCTATCTCGACGACGCGGCCGCTCGCGCGCTCGAGCCCGCGACGCGGGCGCGCCGCGTGTCCTCGTAG
- a CDS encoding YbhB/YbcL family Raf kinase inhibitor-like protein encodes MKKAFAMLALIAAATMPSAAGAQARAGGFHVTSADVKNGAFAPAQIYNGFGCTGGNVSPQLSWTGAPRDTRSFVVTVYDPDAPTGSGFWHWVVIDIPASVTSLPTGASRGKLPAGAIETRTDFGAPGYGGPCPPAGDKPHRYVFTVHALKADRLDLDAQASGALVGFNVHMNSLGSATFTARYGR; translated from the coding sequence ATGAAGAAGGCCTTCGCGATGTTGGCGCTGATCGCCGCGGCGACGATGCCGTCGGCAGCGGGCGCACAGGCGCGAGCCGGCGGATTCCACGTGACGAGCGCCGACGTGAAGAACGGGGCGTTCGCCCCGGCGCAGATCTACAACGGCTTCGGCTGCACGGGCGGCAACGTGTCGCCGCAGTTGTCGTGGACGGGGGCGCCGCGCGACACCCGCAGCTTCGTCGTGACGGTCTACGATCCCGACGCGCCCACCGGCTCGGGCTTCTGGCACTGGGTCGTGATCGACATCCCCGCGTCGGTGACGTCGCTTCCCACCGGCGCGAGCCGCGGCAAGCTGCCGGCCGGCGCGATCGAGACACGCACGGATTTCGGCGCCCCAGGCTACGGCGGACCGTGTCCGCCGGCCGGCGACAAGCCGCACCGCTACGTCTTCACCGTCCATGCCCTGAAAGCGGACAGGCTCGATCTGGACGCGCAGGCCAGCGGCGCGCTGGTGGGCTTCAACGTGCACATGAACTCGCTCGGCAGCGCCACGTTCACGGCACGGTACGGGCGGTAG
- a CDS encoding glycoside hydrolase family 88 protein — MRIPDQPHAPADLLPAIDRMFALSARKIRLVEDSWLPLEGAPVFTMGGCYTARGWTEWTQGFQFGSALLQFDATGDREFLELGRARTLERMTPHLTATGVHDHGFNNVSTFGTLWRLAVEQRFEVDGYERDLYALALKVSGAVQASRWTAIPGSGFIYSFSGPHSLFIDTMRTLRALALAHQLGHELSIEQDAKVSLLQRLVEHARTTAEFAVYYGRGRDIYDVRGRVAHESVFNPTNGSYRGPGTQQGYSPFSTWTRGLAWAMLGFAEQLEFIATVPDDALHGCGGRDAIEGWMTEAACAASDHYLDQATAADGVPYWDTGAPGLLRLDGWQDRPADPLNGLEPVDSSAAAIAAQALIRLGRVLDRRVGHATRYARAGLAILATLLDDTGPYLSTGKTHQGLLLHAVYHRPNGWDATPSGTAAPRGESTQWGDYHLREAGLLVRRLATQQPYLTFFGPA, encoded by the coding sequence ATGCGCATCCCCGACCAGCCCCACGCCCCCGCGGACCTGCTGCCCGCCATCGATCGGATGTTCGCGCTGTCGGCCCGGAAGATCCGGCTCGTCGAGGACAGTTGGCTCCCGTTGGAAGGCGCACCCGTCTTCACGATGGGCGGCTGCTACACGGCGCGCGGCTGGACCGAGTGGACGCAGGGCTTCCAGTTCGGATCCGCGCTCCTGCAGTTCGACGCCACCGGCGATCGCGAGTTCCTCGAGCTCGGGCGGGCGAGGACGCTGGAACGGATGACGCCGCACCTGACGGCCACGGGCGTGCACGACCACGGCTTCAACAACGTGAGCACGTTCGGCACGCTCTGGCGGCTGGCCGTCGAACAGCGCTTCGAGGTCGACGGGTACGAGCGCGACCTGTATGCCCTCGCGCTGAAGGTCAGCGGCGCCGTGCAGGCGTCACGGTGGACCGCCATTCCGGGATCGGGATTCATCTACTCGTTCAGCGGCCCGCACTCGCTGTTCATCGACACGATGCGCACGCTGCGGGCGCTGGCGCTGGCGCACCAACTCGGCCACGAGCTGTCGATCGAGCAGGACGCCAAGGTCAGCCTGCTGCAGCGGCTCGTCGAGCACGCGCGCACGACCGCCGAGTTCGCCGTCTACTACGGCCGCGGCCGCGACATCTACGACGTGCGGGGACGCGTGGCGCACGAGTCGGTGTTCAATCCGACGAACGGCAGTTACCGGGGTCCCGGCACGCAGCAGGGCTACTCGCCCTTCAGCACCTGGACGCGGGGGCTCGCCTGGGCCATGCTCGGGTTCGCCGAGCAGCTCGAGTTCATCGCCACCGTGCCGGACGATGCGCTGCACGGCTGCGGTGGCCGAGACGCGATCGAGGGCTGGATGACGGAGGCGGCCTGCGCCGCCTCCGACCACTATCTCGATCAGGCGACCGCGGCCGACGGCGTCCCTTACTGGGACACGGGCGCCCCCGGGCTGCTCCGGCTCGACGGGTGGCAGGACCGCCCTGCGGATCCGCTCAACGGCCTCGAGCCAGTGGACAGCTCGGCTGCTGCGATCGCGGCGCAGGCGCTCATCCGGCTCGGCCGCGTGCTCGATCGACGGGTCGGCCACGCCACGCGCTACGCGCGCGCCGGCCTCGCGATCCTGGCCACGCTGCTCGACGACACGGGACCGTATCTGAGCACCGGGAAGACGCATCAGGGCCTCTTGCTCCACGCGGTCTATCACCGGCCGAACGGGTGGGACGCGACACCGTCTGGCACCGCGGCGCCGCGCGGCGAATCGACCCAGTGGGGCGACTATCACCTGCGGGAGGCTGGCCTGCTCGTTCGGCGGCTGGCGACCCAGCAGCCGTACCTCACGTTCTTCGGCCCCGCGTAG
- a CDS encoding 3-ketoacyl-ACP reductase: MAGPVALVTGGTRGIGLGVARALAARGWDLAICGLRPPAAVADVIADLERGGRRVLYVSADVADAAARTRLLSRAIDALGGVDVLVNNAGRAPRVRADLLEASRDSFDEIIDVNLRGPYLLTQQVARHLLERQRAADGAGRSLRQAVVFVTSISAVTVSLNRGEYCVSKAGLSMAAKLYAARLAPHGIPVFEVRPGIIETDMTAAAREAYDRRIAGGLVPARRWGTPADVGDAVAALVSGELGFATGSIIDVSGGLHIPTL; encoded by the coding sequence ATGGCGGGGCCCGTCGCGCTCGTCACCGGCGGCACGCGCGGCATCGGCCTCGGCGTGGCTCGTGCGCTCGCGGCGCGAGGCTGGGATCTCGCGATCTGCGGTCTGCGGCCGCCGGCGGCGGTGGCCGACGTGATCGCCGACCTCGAGCGCGGCGGCCGGCGCGTCCTCTACGTCAGCGCCGACGTCGCCGACGCGGCCGCGCGCACACGGCTCCTGTCCCGCGCGATCGACGCACTCGGCGGCGTCGACGTGCTCGTCAACAACGCCGGCCGCGCGCCGCGCGTCCGGGCGGATCTGCTCGAGGCGTCTCGAGACAGCTTCGACGAGATCATCGACGTCAATCTTCGCGGGCCGTACTTGCTGACGCAGCAGGTCGCGCGGCACCTGCTGGAGCGCCAGCGCGCGGCGGACGGCGCCGGCCGTTCGCTCAGGCAGGCCGTCGTCTTCGTGACGTCGATCTCGGCCGTCACCGTCTCGCTGAATCGAGGCGAGTACTGCGTGAGCAAGGCCGGGCTCTCGATGGCCGCGAAGCTCTATGCCGCGCGGCTCGCGCCGCACGGCATCCCCGTCTTCGAAGTCCGGCCCGGCATCATCGAGACCGACATGACGGCGGCCGCGCGCGAGGCCTACGACCGGCGCATCGCCGGCGGTCTCGTTCCGGCACGTCGCTGGGGCACGCCGGCCGACGTCGGCGACGCCGTCGCGGCGCTCGTCTCGGGCGAGCTCGGCTTCGCCACCGGCAGCATCATCGACGTGAGCGGCGGGCTGCACATCCCGACGCTCTAG
- a CDS encoding Nif3-like dinuclear metal center hexameric protein, which yields MSAPLSRRRFVLTAIGTVAAGTRSSAARTITAADVIDRVRGQVGMPWRETSADGLKAGDPATTVTGIGVAVLPTIDVLRRAAAAGHNMIVALGPTFYAANDNPGARAQDAVYLAKRETIDRARLVIWRVSDHWSARRPSEASTALADLLGWRGSPVPGTEQVYRIADTTLGGLEEIVRRRLALRGGVRRVGRATLPVRTVFVSAGATDLPGTLANLGRADAILAGEPREWEAVPYVLDTAAASEPKGMIAIGRVVSEAPGVRACAAWLKTIVPDVPVTPFVLDDPYWNPLA from the coding sequence ATGAGCGCACCGCTGTCCCGGCGCCGCTTCGTGCTGACCGCAATCGGCACGGTCGCGGCCGGAACGCGTTCCTCGGCCGCCCGGACCATCACCGCCGCCGACGTGATCGATCGCGTCCGCGGCCAGGTCGGCATGCCGTGGCGCGAAACGAGCGCCGACGGCCTCAAGGCTGGCGATCCGGCGACGACGGTGACGGGCATCGGCGTCGCCGTGCTGCCGACGATCGACGTGCTCCGCCGCGCCGCCGCGGCAGGGCACAACATGATCGTCGCGCTGGGCCCGACGTTCTACGCCGCGAACGACAATCCCGGTGCGCGGGCCCAGGACGCGGTGTACCTCGCCAAGCGCGAGACGATCGATCGCGCGAGGCTGGTGATCTGGCGCGTCAGCGATCACTGGAGCGCGCGGCGCCCGAGCGAGGCGTCGACGGCGCTGGCCGATCTGCTCGGCTGGCGCGGGAGCCCGGTGCCCGGCACCGAACAGGTTTACCGGATTGCCGACACCACGCTGGGCGGCCTCGAAGAGATCGTGCGCCGCCGGCTGGCCCTCCGCGGAGGCGTGCGGCGGGTCGGCCGCGCGACCCTACCCGTTCGCACGGTGTTCGTCAGCGCCGGCGCCACCGACCTGCCCGGCACGCTCGCGAACCTTGGTCGCGCCGACGCGATCCTCGCCGGCGAACCCCGCGAATGGGAGGCCGTGCCGTACGTTCTCGACACCGCGGCGGCAAGCGAGCCCAAGGGGATGATCGCCATTGGCCGCGTCGTCTCGGAAGCGCCGGGCGTGCGCGCCTGCGCCGCGTGGCTGAAGACGATCGTGCCTGACGTGCCGGTCACGCCGTTCGTGCTCGACGATCCGTACTGGAATCCCCTCGCATGA
- a CDS encoding Nif3-like dinuclear metal center hexameric protein: MTAADIVARIRQQLAAQGIAWRAETVDTFKAGDPATEVRGIATTGMATFELLQRAAAAGRNFVIAHEPTFYTHLDQTAALEANGVYRAKQRFIADHQMVVFRFHDHAHLIEPDPLVVGSARVLGLAGRESPTEPRVYVVPRTSLRALARDMAARVGGRALRVCGDPAMPVTRIALGPGYGVPALTADIDVAIGGETPEAGGNAEYALDAMALGRPKAVILLGHMMSEDWGMQEVAAWLRAAVPAVPIEWMPAGEPFA; the protein is encoded by the coding sequence ATGACCGCCGCCGACATCGTCGCGCGCATCCGGCAGCAGCTCGCGGCGCAGGGCATCGCGTGGCGTGCCGAGACGGTGGACACGTTCAAAGCCGGCGATCCGGCGACCGAGGTTCGCGGGATCGCGACGACCGGCATGGCGACGTTCGAGCTGCTCCAGCGCGCCGCGGCGGCCGGCAGGAACTTCGTGATCGCGCACGAGCCGACGTTCTACACGCATCTCGATCAGACCGCCGCGCTCGAAGCCAACGGGGTGTACCGGGCCAAGCAGCGCTTCATCGCCGATCACCAGATGGTCGTGTTCCGCTTCCACGATCACGCGCACCTCATCGAGCCGGACCCGCTCGTGGTCGGCTCGGCGCGTGTGCTCGGCCTCGCCGGCCGCGAGTCGCCGACCGAGCCGCGCGTGTACGTCGTTCCGCGGACGTCGCTTCGCGCGCTCGCACGCGACATGGCGGCGCGCGTTGGCGGGCGCGCGCTTCGCGTCTGCGGCGATCCCGCGATGCCCGTCACGCGCATCGCGCTCGGACCAGGCTACGGCGTGCCGGCCCTGACGGCCGACATCGACGTGGCGATCGGCGGCGAGACGCCGGAAGCCGGCGGCAACGCCGAGTACGCGCTCGACGCGATGGCGCTCGGCCGTCCGAAGGCCGTGATCCTGCTCGGCCACATGATGTCGGAGGACTGGGGCATGCAGGAAGTCGCGGCATGGCTGCGGGCTGCCGTGCCGGCCGTGCCGATCGAGTGGATGCCGGCCGGCGAGCCGTTCGCGTGA
- a CDS encoding NAD(P)-dependent alcohol dehydrogenase: protein MSTTNFRAYGALDKSAPLAPLTIERRDPTSRDVELDVLYCGVCHSDLHTVRSEWTGTHYPCVPGHEIVGRVRRVGNGVTRFVPGQLCAVGVMVDSCRTCRSCQDRLEQYCTGDPTFTYNSPDAHLPGQYTYGGYSRALVVDEHFCFRLSDVLDPAAAAPLLCAGITVYSPLKHWGATAGTTVGIVGLGGLGHMGVKFSHALGAHTVLFTTSRGKLDDGKRLGADDAVLSTDAVALDARKESFDLIIDTVSAAHDLSTYSGLLKRDGVLVLVGLPDVRHPGLDAAALIPKRRSIAGSMIGSVAETQEMLDFCAERRIAADVEVIPMHAINDAYARMLRSDVRYRFVVDLGTL from the coding sequence GTGTCTACGACGAACTTCCGCGCCTACGGCGCTCTCGACAAGTCCGCCCCGCTCGCTCCGCTCACCATCGAACGCCGTGACCCGACCTCGCGCGACGTCGAGCTCGACGTGCTCTACTGCGGCGTCTGTCATTCGGACCTGCACACCGTCCGCAGCGAATGGACCGGCACGCACTATCCGTGCGTGCCCGGACACGAGATCGTGGGACGTGTGCGCCGCGTCGGCAACGGCGTCACGCGCTTCGTGCCGGGACAACTGTGCGCGGTCGGCGTCATGGTCGACTCGTGCCGCACGTGCCGGAGCTGCCAGGACCGCCTCGAGCAGTACTGCACCGGCGACCCGACGTTCACCTACAACAGCCCGGACGCGCACCTGCCCGGACAGTACACGTACGGCGGCTATTCGCGCGCGCTCGTGGTGGACGAGCACTTCTGCTTCCGCCTGTCCGACGTGCTCGATCCGGCGGCGGCCGCGCCGCTGCTCTGCGCCGGCATCACGGTCTACTCGCCCTTGAAGCACTGGGGCGCCACCGCCGGCACCACCGTCGGGATCGTCGGCCTCGGCGGACTGGGCCACATGGGGGTGAAGTTCTCGCACGCGCTCGGCGCCCACACCGTGCTATTCACGACCTCCCGCGGCAAGCTCGACGACGGGAAACGTCTCGGGGCGGACGACGCGGTGCTCTCGACCGACGCGGTCGCGCTCGACGCGCGCAAGGAGTCGTTCGATCTCATCATCGATACGGTGTCGGCTGCCCACGACCTGAGCACCTACTCGGGCCTGCTCAAGCGCGACGGCGTCCTCGTGCTGGTGGGATTGCCCGACGTCCGGCATCCGGGCCTGGACGCGGCAGCGCTCATCCCGAAGCGCCGATCGATCGCCGGCTCGATGATCGGGAGCGTGGCCGAGACGCAGGAGATGCTCGACTTCTGCGCCGAGCGCCGCATCGCCGCCGACGTCGAGGTGATCCCGATGCACGCCATCAACGACGCGTACGCTCGCATGCTCAGGAGCGACGTCCGCTATCGGTTCGTGGTCGACCTCGGAACGCTCTGA
- a CDS encoding polymer-forming cytoskeletal protein, producing MALIGKTLFVRGEVQTLDDLTIEGRVEGQIFGEGRAIVVAPGADITGDILADDITVFGRLAGQLVATDVVDVRAEAHVTGQVIAKRFILDEAARFKGRVEPQHLEAALRVAKFQQRKRHAN from the coding sequence ATGGCGTTGATCGGCAAGACCCTGTTCGTGCGCGGTGAAGTGCAGACGCTCGACGACCTCACCATCGAGGGCAGAGTCGAGGGACAGATCTTCGGCGAGGGGCGCGCCATCGTCGTCGCGCCGGGCGCCGACATCACGGGCGACATCCTCGCGGACGACATCACCGTGTTCGGCCGGCTCGCCGGCCAGCTCGTGGCGACCGACGTCGTCGACGTCCGGGCCGAGGCGCACGTGACCGGTCAGGTCATCGCGAAGCGGTTCATCCTCGACGAGGCCGCGCGGTTCAAGGGCCGGGTCGAGCCGCAGCATCTCGAAGCCGCCCTGCGGGTGGCGAAGTTCCAGCAGCGCAAGCGGCACGCGAACTGA
- a CDS encoding Nramp family divalent metal transporter: MATNTAAGSSSPADARDAWPEPVVRDLPPLPSNKWHVIGPGIVAAGVGLSSGEFILWPYISANVGLVFLWGAIVGVVTQFFLNMEIERYTLATGETAITGFTRLWRHWGLVLAIMVYFANLWPGWALSSATLGSYLFGGSPQVIAVVMLVVIGISLTFAPVVYVALERMIFVKVAAVVTLALLAAVFAIQPESWRELPGGLINVGYFPSELGFPLLFGAMVFAGAGGGQNLCQSNWIRDKGFGMGQYAPRLVSPVTGVEQAVEARVSYRFEPTASNMARWRAWWRFANVEQWSSFVLVTVLTIALTSMLAHSTLFGHPGLPNSVAFLQLERDALAGSVGSWFGVLFLATGAFSLFGSAMGIIDYTSRLAADVLKSTYLSASPLSESRLYFGLVWGLVAIGVTVLLSGMTQPLVLLIISASTGGLMMFVYSGLLIVTNRRRLPVEIRPRSYRLASLVWATALFGAMAAVTIWQQMSSVIGR; this comes from the coding sequence ATGGCCACGAACACCGCTGCCGGGTCCTCGTCGCCGGCCGACGCGCGCGATGCGTGGCCGGAGCCGGTCGTGCGCGATCTGCCGCCGCTGCCGTCGAACAAGTGGCACGTGATCGGCCCCGGCATCGTTGCGGCGGGCGTCGGTCTCTCGTCGGGCGAGTTCATCCTGTGGCCCTACATCTCGGCGAACGTCGGCCTCGTCTTCCTCTGGGGCGCGATCGTCGGCGTCGTCACGCAGTTCTTCCTCAACATGGAGATCGAGCGGTACACGCTGGCGACCGGCGAGACCGCCATCACCGGCTTCACGCGCCTGTGGCGCCACTGGGGGCTGGTGCTGGCGATCATGGTGTACTTCGCCAACCTCTGGCCCGGCTGGGCGCTCAGCTCGGCCACGCTCGGCTCGTATCTGTTCGGCGGCAGCCCGCAGGTCATCGCGGTCGTCATGCTCGTCGTCATCGGCATATCGCTGACGTTCGCGCCCGTCGTGTACGTTGCGCTCGAGCGCATGATCTTCGTCAAGGTCGCGGCGGTCGTGACGCTGGCGTTGCTGGCCGCGGTCTTCGCGATCCAGCCGGAGTCCTGGCGTGAGCTGCCCGGCGGGCTGATCAACGTCGGCTACTTTCCGAGCGAGCTCGGGTTCCCGCTGCTCTTCGGCGCGATGGTGTTCGCGGGTGCCGGCGGCGGCCAGAACCTGTGCCAGAGCAACTGGATCCGCGACAAGGGCTTCGGCATGGGCCAGTACGCGCCGCGGCTGGTCAGCCCGGTGACCGGCGTGGAGCAGGCCGTCGAGGCGCGCGTGAGCTACCGGTTCGAGCCCACGGCGTCGAACATGGCGCGCTGGCGCGCGTGGTGGCGCTTCGCGAACGTCGAGCAGTGGTCGAGCTTCGTGCTCGTGACGGTGCTGACGATCGCGCTGACGTCGATGCTCGCGCACTCGACGCTGTTCGGCCACCCGGGCCTGCCGAACAGCGTCGCGTTCCTGCAGCTCGAACGCGACGCGCTGGCCGGAAGCGTCGGGTCCTGGTTCGGCGTGCTGTTTCTGGCCACCGGCGCGTTTTCGCTCTTCGGGTCCGCGATGGGGATCATCGACTACACGAGCCGCCTCGCGGCCGACGTCCTCAAGTCCACCTACCTGAGCGCGTCGCCGCTCTCGGAGAGCCGCCTGTACTTCGGCCTGGTCTGGGGACTCGTCGCGATCGGCGTGACGGTCCTCCTGTCGGGCATGACGCAGCCGCTGGTGCTCCTGATCATCTCGGCCTCGACCGGCGGGCTGATGATGTTCGTGTACTCAGGCCTGTTGATCGTGACCAACCGGCGGCGTCTGCCGGTGGAGATCCGTCCGCGTTCGTATCGGCTCGCATCGCTGGTGTGGGCCACGGCTCTCTTCGGTGCGATGGCCGCCGTCACGATCTGGCAGCAAATGTCGAGCGTCATCGGACGATAG
- a CDS encoding NADH:flavin oxidoreductase, with protein MASFKTPDALAAHLTSSGIALPLDAQLLPPERSPFAQPIDVAGRRVANRLAVLPMEGWDGETDGRPSDLTRRRWRHFGESGAGMVWGGEAVAVRHDGRANPRQLMLTRDTAGAIGALAATLRDAHAARYGRDAADRLCVGLQLTHSGRFSRPDPGGEPAPLAAYRHPGLDRRTPHLRVLSDDELDRLCEDVVDRAYLARELGFDFVDIKHCHGYLGHELLTARTRDGRYGGPLAHRLRFLRNVAEGIRTVAPGLAIGVRLSAFDTAPFRAGADGIGAPDTTVETPDDFAFGRVRDDDPDAMLTDARDVLSALDALDIRLLCVTGGSPYYCPHVVRPALFPPSDGYLPPEDPLAGVARHVAVTWHLKRAFPQFVIVGSGYTYLQEWLPHVAQRALREGGVDVVGLGRMMLSYPDFPADVLAGRPLRRGALCRTFSDCTSGPRNGLVSGCYPLDPFYTAHADHGRLEQAKASSRLPGRRG; from the coding sequence ATGGCGTCCTTCAAGACGCCCGACGCGCTCGCCGCGCACCTGACGTCGTCGGGTATCGCCCTGCCGCTCGATGCCCAGCTCCTTCCGCCGGAGCGGTCGCCCTTCGCGCAGCCGATCGACGTCGCCGGCCGCCGCGTGGCGAACCGGCTCGCCGTGCTGCCGATGGAAGGGTGGGACGGCGAGACCGACGGCCGCCCGTCGGATCTGACGCGCCGCCGCTGGCGGCATTTCGGCGAAAGCGGCGCCGGCATGGTCTGGGGCGGCGAAGCCGTGGCCGTGCGCCATGACGGACGCGCCAACCCGCGGCAGCTCATGCTCACCCGCGACACCGCGGGCGCGATCGGCGCCCTTGCCGCGACGCTGCGCGATGCGCACGCGGCACGCTACGGGCGGGACGCAGCCGATCGGCTCTGCGTCGGCCTGCAGTTGACGCATTCCGGCCGCTTCTCCAGGCCGGATCCCGGCGGCGAGCCGGCACCGCTCGCGGCGTACCGGCATCCCGGGCTGGATCGCCGCACGCCGCATCTGCGTGTGCTCAGCGACGACGAGCTGGATCGGTTGTGCGAGGACGTCGTCGATCGGGCGTACCTCGCGCGCGAGCTGGGCTTCGACTTCGTGGACATCAAGCACTGCCACGGGTACCTCGGGCACGAACTGCTCACGGCGCGGACCCGCGACGGGCGCTACGGCGGCCCGCTCGCGCATCGCCTGCGCTTTCTCCGGAACGTCGCCGAAGGTATCCGAACGGTTGCGCCCGGCCTCGCGATCGGCGTCCGCCTCTCGGCGTTCGACACAGCCCCGTTTCGCGCCGGGGCCGACGGAATCGGCGCGCCGGACACCACCGTCGAGACGCCCGACGACTTCGCGTTCGGGCGAGTCCGTGACGACGACCCGGACGCGATGCTCACCGACGCGCGCGACGTCCTGTCCGCGCTCGACGCGCTCGACATCCGGCTCCTCTGCGTGACCGGCGGCAGTCCGTACTACTGCCCGCACGTGGTCCGGCCGGCGCTCTTTCCGCCGAGCGACGGCTATCTTCCGCCGGAAGATCCGCTGGCAGGCGTCGCCCGGCACGTCGCCGTGACGTGGCATCTGAAGAGGGCCTTTCCGCAGTTCGTGATCGTCGGCAGCGGCTACACGTATCTTCAGGAGTGGCTGCCGCACGTCGCGCAGCGCGCGCTGCGCGAGGGCGGCGTCGACGTCGTGGGCCTCGGCCGGATGATGCTCTCGTATCCCGACTTCCCCGCCGACGTGCTCGCCGGCCGGCCGCTTCGCCGCGGCGCGCTCTGCCGCACCTTCAGCGACTGCACGTCGGGCCCGCGCAACGGGCTCGTGTCCGGCTGCTATCCGCTCGACCCGTTCTACACGGCGCACGCCGATCACGGGCGCCTCGAGCAGGCGAAGGCGTCGTCGCGCCTACCTGGGAGGCGTGGCTGA